One Struthio camelus isolate bStrCam1 chromosome 10, bStrCam1.hap1, whole genome shotgun sequence genomic region harbors:
- the LOC138068438 gene encoding protein maestro-like isoform X1 — translation MAMRGVGNMASGAPTKLRRHRAAVMEVLCRGLEDAASTEVAAECLLALTKVLGRLKTRAMGSALEDISRSTRAFLGAACKVALHQCAPFLGSKRVQQRIAAGAGLSVAELQDKVCGHLAQDCPALLETLCSTARSCCMGSYQAPQAEAITVLGILLDMAPAERLQRWDLAFLWGAFANLVKSL, via the exons ATGGCCATGAGAGGCGTGGGCAACATGGCCAGTGGAGCACCCACAAAG ctgcggaggcacagggcggccgtgatggaggtgctgtgcaggggcctggaggacgCGGCCAGCACGGAGGTGGCTGCCGAGTGCCTGCTGGCACTGACGAAGGTACTGGGGCGGCTGAAGACGAGGGCCATGGGCTCGGCCTTGGAAGACATCTCCAGGTCCACCCGGGCGTTCCTGGGGGCG GCGTGCAAGGTCGCTCTGCACCAGTGTGCCCCGTTTCTGGGGTCAAAGAGGGTGCAGCAACGCATCGCTGCAGGTGCCGGGCTGAGCGTGGCTGAGCTGCAGGACAAGGTCTGCGGTCACCTG GCCCAagactgccccgcgctgctggagacgctctgcagcacagcccggagctgctgcatggggagCTACCAGGCACCGCAGGCGGAAGCCATCACCGTCCTGG GCATCCTCCTGGACATGGCGCCAGCTGAGCGGCTCCAGCGGTGGGACCTGGCGTTCTTGTGGGGAG CCTTTGCCAACCTGGTGAAATCGCTGTGA
- the LOC138068438 gene encoding protein maestro-like isoform X2 produces MAMRGVGNMASGAPTKLRRHRAAVMEVLCRGLEDAASTEVAAECLLALTKVLGRLKTRAMGSALEDISRSTRAFLGAEEEVLRFSAFALYGTLASSALGRRGGGPFSAEKWRRHFPASCCTSGAQPQPSPVRARSLCTSVPRFWGQRGCSNASLQVPG; encoded by the exons ATGGCCATGAGAGGCGTGGGCAACATGGCCAGTGGAGCACCCACAAAG ctgcggaggcacagggcggccgtgatggaggtgctgtgcaggggcctggaggacgCGGCCAGCACGGAGGTGGCTGCCGAGTGCCTGCTGGCACTGACGAAGGTACTGGGGCGGCTGAAGACGAGGGCCATGGGCTCGGCCTTGGAAGACATCTCCAGGTCCACCCGGGCGTTCCTGGGGGCG gaggaagaggtccTGCGCTTCTCAGCCTTTGCCCTCTACGGCACCCTGGCCTCGTCTgccttggggaggaggggaggaggtcctttttcagcagagaagtggagGAGGCATTTCCCAGCCTCGTGCTGCACCTccggggcccagccccagccgtcTCCAGT GCGTGCAAGGTCGCTCTGCACCAGTGTGCCCCGTTTCTGGGGTCAAAGAGGGTGCAGCAACGCATCGCTGCAGGTGCCGGGCTGA
- the LOC138068437 gene encoding maestro heat-like repeat-containing protein family member 2B isoform X1: MAGGVVRCVWVLASCRLVLRDLCGSCRGGGAGVCRVWQKSLWLGQVGGLSCAPAHCPLCACLLCNLREVIQEEPQESPVCPRAIVAIEQLSKVKPHLRREENCSLLAQCFQGVICLHHPEQMDEEGETAAAAPCAPGVHAPSLRALGQLMATLLQAEPAPVCFKDMVQVLRRWLTSAHACERERALQVCVQLLGAYEERCEHRRGHACEQFGSLVGLLGPLTCDASATSRWWAATCLGRLLQIGAPAKTTDVAPWPNEIRCLRERLNTISSESLLVTSANTAKVPKIVTILSPCLWSTRQSTPRGFALRAMFLLARSHQQPVLDSLLQKRLPTDSDTVELWRSLGRSALGCHILVHLTEKLRAAGKSSHGSNCCTQELGSSQAALEPHTITCSLFEVVSVLRNETLVQRLLPSLLPSLLGQVSETLGEEMTLSLGELGSDDTPGSRLFVEALELVLARCLEERWLRLLREQGV; this comes from the exons ATGGCAGGGGGCGTGGTGCGGTGTGTCTGGGTGCTGGCGAGCTGCCGTCTCGTCCTGCGGGACCTTtgtgggagctgcagaggtggtggggctggtgtCTGCAGGGTCTGGCAGAAGAGCCTGtggctggggcaggtgggagggctctcctgtgcccctgcccactgcccactttGCGCATGTCTCCTCTGTAACTTGCGGGAGGTGATTCAGGAGGAGCCGCAGGAGTCGCCGGTGTGCCCCCGGGCCATCGTGGCCATCGAGCAGTTGAG CAAGGTGAAGCCCcatctgaggagggaggaaaactgCAGCCTCCTGGCTCAGTGCTTCCAGGGCGTCATTTGCCTTCATCACCCGGAGCAGATGGATGAGGAAGGGGAGACAGCGGCAGCTGCTCCGTGCGCACCG GGTGTGCATGCGCCGTCCCTGCGAGCACTGGGCCAACTCATGGCAacccttctccaggcagagccAGCCCCTGTCTGCTTCAAGGACATGGTGCAG GTCCTGCGGCGCTGGCTCACCTCGGCCCACGCATGCGAGcgggagagggccctgcaggtctgcGTCCAGCTGCTGGGTGCTTATGAAGAGCGATGCGagcacagg cgaggCCATGCGTGCGAGCAGTTCGGCTCCCTGGTGGGACTGCTGGGGCCTTTGACGTGCGATGCGTCAGCCACGTCCCGCTGGTGGGCAGCGACCTGCCTCGGCCGCCTGCTCcaaataggag ctccagccaagACCACAGACGTGGCGCCCTGGCCCAACGAGATCAGGTGCCTGCGTGAGAGGCTCAACACCATCAGCTCGGAGTCTCTGCTCGTGACCTCCGCCAACACTGCGAAG gtgccCAAAATCGTGACCATCCTTTCCCCCTGCCTGTGGAGCACGCGGCAGAGCACGCCCAGGGGGTTCGCGCTGCGGGCAATGTTCCTCCTGGCCCGCTCTCACCAACAGCCGGTGCTCGACAGCCTCCTCCAGAAGCGCCTGCCCACGGACAG TGACACggtggagctgtggaggagcctggggaGAAGTGCCCTGGGATGCCACATCTTGGTGCacttaactgaaaaattaagggcagctggaaagagcagccatGGGAGCAACTGCTGCActcaggagctgggcagcagccaggctgccctggagcctcaCACG ATCACCTGCAGCCTCTTCGAGGTGGTGTCAGTCCTACGGAACGAGACGCTGGTCCAgcgcctgcttccctccctgcttcccagcctcctggggcaggtcaGCGAGACGCTGGGGGAAGAAATGACACTGTCTCTTGGGGAGCTGGGGAGCGACGACACGCCGggcag caggcttTTTGTGGAGGCGttagagctggtgctggcgaggtgcctggaggagcgctggctgcggctgctccgggaGCAGGGAGTGTGA
- the LOC138068437 gene encoding maestro heat-like repeat-containing protein family member 2B isoform X2 has translation MAGGVVRCVWVLASCRLVLRDLCGSCRGGGAGVCRVWQKSLWLGQVGGLSCAPAHCPLCACLLCNLREVIQEEPQESPVCPRAIVAIEQLSKVKPHLRREENCSLLAQCFQGVICLHHPEQMDEEGETAAAAPCAPGVHAPSLRALGQLMATLLQAEPAPVCFKDMVQVLRRWLTSAHACERERALQVCVQLLGAYEERCEHRRGHACEQFGSLVGLLGPLTCDASATSRWWAATCLGRLLQIGAPAKTTDVAPWPNEIRCLRERLNTISSESLLVTSANTAKVPKIVTILSPCLWSTRQSTPRGFALRAMFLLARSHQQPVLDSLLQKRLPTDSDTVELWRSLGRSALGCHILVHLTEKLRAAGKSSHGSNCCTQELGSSQAALEPHTITCSLFEVVSVLRNETLVQRLLPSLLPSLLGQVSETLGEEMTLSLGELGSDDTPGRLFVEALELVLARCLEERWLRLLREQGV, from the exons ATGGCAGGGGGCGTGGTGCGGTGTGTCTGGGTGCTGGCGAGCTGCCGTCTCGTCCTGCGGGACCTTtgtgggagctgcagaggtggtggggctggtgtCTGCAGGGTCTGGCAGAAGAGCCTGtggctggggcaggtgggagggctctcctgtgcccctgcccactgcccactttGCGCATGTCTCCTCTGTAACTTGCGGGAGGTGATTCAGGAGGAGCCGCAGGAGTCGCCGGTGTGCCCCCGGGCCATCGTGGCCATCGAGCAGTTGAG CAAGGTGAAGCCCcatctgaggagggaggaaaactgCAGCCTCCTGGCTCAGTGCTTCCAGGGCGTCATTTGCCTTCATCACCCGGAGCAGATGGATGAGGAAGGGGAGACAGCGGCAGCTGCTCCGTGCGCACCG GGTGTGCATGCGCCGTCCCTGCGAGCACTGGGCCAACTCATGGCAacccttctccaggcagagccAGCCCCTGTCTGCTTCAAGGACATGGTGCAG GTCCTGCGGCGCTGGCTCACCTCGGCCCACGCATGCGAGcgggagagggccctgcaggtctgcGTCCAGCTGCTGGGTGCTTATGAAGAGCGATGCGagcacagg cgaggCCATGCGTGCGAGCAGTTCGGCTCCCTGGTGGGACTGCTGGGGCCTTTGACGTGCGATGCGTCAGCCACGTCCCGCTGGTGGGCAGCGACCTGCCTCGGCCGCCTGCTCcaaataggag ctccagccaagACCACAGACGTGGCGCCCTGGCCCAACGAGATCAGGTGCCTGCGTGAGAGGCTCAACACCATCAGCTCGGAGTCTCTGCTCGTGACCTCCGCCAACACTGCGAAG gtgccCAAAATCGTGACCATCCTTTCCCCCTGCCTGTGGAGCACGCGGCAGAGCACGCCCAGGGGGTTCGCGCTGCGGGCAATGTTCCTCCTGGCCCGCTCTCACCAACAGCCGGTGCTCGACAGCCTCCTCCAGAAGCGCCTGCCCACGGACAG TGACACggtggagctgtggaggagcctggggaGAAGTGCCCTGGGATGCCACATCTTGGTGCacttaactgaaaaattaagggcagctggaaagagcagccatGGGAGCAACTGCTGCActcaggagctgggcagcagccaggctgccctggagcctcaCACG ATCACCTGCAGCCTCTTCGAGGTGGTGTCAGTCCTACGGAACGAGACGCTGGTCCAgcgcctgcttccctccctgcttcccagcctcctggggcaggtcaGCGAGACGCTGGGGGAAGAAATGACACTGTCTCTTGGGGAGCTGGGGAGCGACGACACGCCGggcag gcttTTTGTGGAGGCGttagagctggtgctggcgaggtgcctggaggagcgctggctgcggctgctccgggaGCAGGGAGTGTGA
- the LOC138068437 gene encoding maestro heat-like repeat-containing protein family member 1 isoform X3, whose translation MDEEGETAAAAPCAPGVHAPSLRALGQLMATLLQAEPAPVCFKDMVQVLRRWLTSAHACERERALQVCVQLLGAYEERCEHRRGHACEQFGSLVGLLGPLTCDASATSRWWAATCLGRLLQIGAPAKTTDVAPWPNEIRCLRERLNTISSESLLVTSANTAKVPKIVTILSPCLWSTRQSTPRGFALRAMFLLARSHQQPVLDSLLQKRLPTDSDTVELWRSLGRSALGCHILVHLTEKLRAAGKSSHGSNCCTQELGSSQAALEPHTITCSLFEVVSVLRNETLVQRLLPSLLPSLLGQVSETLGEEMTLSLGELGSDDTPGSRLFVEALELVLARCLEERWLRLLREQGV comes from the exons ATGGATGAGGAAGGGGAGACAGCGGCAGCTGCTCCGTGCGCACCG GGTGTGCATGCGCCGTCCCTGCGAGCACTGGGCCAACTCATGGCAacccttctccaggcagagccAGCCCCTGTCTGCTTCAAGGACATGGTGCAG GTCCTGCGGCGCTGGCTCACCTCGGCCCACGCATGCGAGcgggagagggccctgcaggtctgcGTCCAGCTGCTGGGTGCTTATGAAGAGCGATGCGagcacagg cgaggCCATGCGTGCGAGCAGTTCGGCTCCCTGGTGGGACTGCTGGGGCCTTTGACGTGCGATGCGTCAGCCACGTCCCGCTGGTGGGCAGCGACCTGCCTCGGCCGCCTGCTCcaaataggag ctccagccaagACCACAGACGTGGCGCCCTGGCCCAACGAGATCAGGTGCCTGCGTGAGAGGCTCAACACCATCAGCTCGGAGTCTCTGCTCGTGACCTCCGCCAACACTGCGAAG gtgccCAAAATCGTGACCATCCTTTCCCCCTGCCTGTGGAGCACGCGGCAGAGCACGCCCAGGGGGTTCGCGCTGCGGGCAATGTTCCTCCTGGCCCGCTCTCACCAACAGCCGGTGCTCGACAGCCTCCTCCAGAAGCGCCTGCCCACGGACAG TGACACggtggagctgtggaggagcctggggaGAAGTGCCCTGGGATGCCACATCTTGGTGCacttaactgaaaaattaagggcagctggaaagagcagccatGGGAGCAACTGCTGCActcaggagctgggcagcagccaggctgccctggagcctcaCACG ATCACCTGCAGCCTCTTCGAGGTGGTGTCAGTCCTACGGAACGAGACGCTGGTCCAgcgcctgcttccctccctgcttcccagcctcctggggcaggtcaGCGAGACGCTGGGGGAAGAAATGACACTGTCTCTTGGGGAGCTGGGGAGCGACGACACGCCGggcag caggcttTTTGTGGAGGCGttagagctggtgctggcgaggtgcctggaggagcgctggctgcggctgctccgggaGCAGGGAGTGTGA